The proteins below are encoded in one region of Colletotrichum lupini chromosome 5, complete sequence:
- a CDS encoding allergen Asp F7 yields the protein MKTAAFLCAVLATTAIAQPHQHGSKRRHVHGKHQKRHLVTEWVTETAYVTEYVDSTSTVWVEPEVSSTSSALPTTSVPAQFFEPADQPSYTTLSTSTKPSAAASPIKESIQQQAPAPIPTTTSTPVPAPQTPTPEPVPTSTSVYVAPPPAPTTSTTPAPAPQPTTSQAPPATTSAASGGSGGGSGGTTHTGDLTYYAVGLGACGEDDSGKDNTENIVAVSHLVMGAQSNGNPYCGKKVQITCNGKTTTATVRDKCMGCEADAIDVSEKAFLELFGSLGVGRGTVEWKFLD from the coding sequence ATGAAGACCGCCGCCTTCCTCTGCGCCGTACTGGCTACCACTGCCATTGCCCAGCCCCATCAGCATGGAAGCAAACGCCGCCATGTCCACGGCAAGCACCAGAAGCGTCACCTCGTCACCGAGTGGGTTACCGAGACCGCCTACGTGACCGAATATGTTGATTCAACCTCCACCGTTTGGGTTGAACCCGAGGTCTCGTCCACCAGCTCGGCGCTTCCTACCACCTCCGTTCCCGCCCAGTTCTTTGAGCCCGCCGACCAGCCGTCTTACACCACCTTGTCAACCTCCACCAAGCCTTCCGCGGCTGCTTCTCCCATCAAGGAATCCATTCAGCAGCAGGCGCCAGCTCCCATCCCCACCACCACATCTACGCCCGTCCCTGCTCCCCAGACCCCGACTCCCGAGCCCGTCCCGACTTCAACCTCTGTCTACGTTGCTCCCCCGCCGGCTCCTACCACGTCCACTACTCCCGCCCCCGCGCCTCAACCTACTACCAGCCAGGCCCCTCCCGCGACCACTTCCGCTGCTTCTGGTGGTTCCGGCGGTGGTTCCGGCGGCACCACGCACACTGGTGACCTGACTTACTACGCTGTTGGTCTTGGCGCCTGCGGTGAGGACGACAGCGGCAAGGACAACACCGAGAACATTGTTGCCGTCTCTCACTTGGTCATGGGTGCCCAGTCCAACGGCAACCCGTACTGCGGAAAGAAGGTCCAGATCACCTGCAACGGCAAGACCACCACTGCCACCGTCCGCGACAAGTGCATGGGCTGCGAGGCGGATGCCATTGACGTCAGCGAGAAGGCCTTCCTCGAACTCTTCGGCAGCCTCGGCGTTGGTCGCGGGACTGTCGAGTGGAAGTTCCTTGACTAA
- a CDS encoding FAD dependent oxidoreductase: MTGETLQPGQADLPSAKSTASYWHREPSKTLLGHRTTRDLPPTADVVVVGSGITGAFAAKELLERAGAGAGGEGKRVVLLEAREVCSGATGRNGGHCQPVAYNPNTAIATFELANYAHIRDLIANNAIPCDWVSLRGVHALLTPDLVDAARKQIAALPPRFASLARLVTDAEELADLRIPDAAGAVVQEEAASVWPYKLVSWIFEDLLRRFGADKADVDTLTGNVGQGVSFNIQTSTPVTRLQHLAPSTPSGTPSWILHTPRGQIATAQVLLASNAYTSRLLPRFADLVVPVRGQVAALFPPRPRAELGRSYVFMASSDAAKGEPNQDDYLIQRPGPGLEMILGGGRANGTLRGVGISDDDEVDPVVASYLRRAGARNLDLARTTDTGRTNTVTGTGQTQTEAQEEEDSATNANSKKELQASHEWTGIMAFSRDGRPWVGQVPAGTVLGGGEGLWVCAGYTGHGMPQAALCGRAVAGMMIGGGGDGSSRREDDVDGEEELPAEFLVSEERAEKARALPSIKEMDDLDMFLL, encoded by the exons ATGACAGGCGAAACCCTCCAGCCGGGCCAAGCCGACCTGCCCTCGGCCAAGAGCACGGCGTCGTACTGGCACCGCGAGCCTTCCAAGACGCTGCTTGGCCACCGGACCACACGGGACCTGCCGCCGACCGCggacgtcgtcgtcgtcggcagCGGCATCACGGGCGCGTTCGCTGCCAAGGAGTTGCTGGAGCGGGCTGGTGCCGGCGCTGGTGGGGAGGGGAAGAGGGTTGTTCTGCTTGAGGCGCGGGAGGTTTGTTCGGGGGCTACTGGACGG AACGGCGGCCACTGCCAGCCGGTAGCTTACAACCCAAACACCGCCATCGCAACCTTTGAGCTCGCAAACTACGCCCACATCCGTGACCTCATCGCCAACAATGCCATCCCCTGCGACTGGGTCTCCCTCCGCGGCGTTCACGCCCTGCTGACGCCCGATCTCGTCGACGCCGCTCGCAAGCAAATCGCCGCATTGCCGCCCCGCTTCGCGTCGCTCGCGCGCCTCGTCACGGACGCGGAGGAGCTCGCAGACCTCAGGATCCCGGACGCCGCCGGCGCCGTCGTGCAGGAGGAGGCGGCAAGCGTGTGGCCCTACAAGCTCGTGTCGTGGATCTTTGAAGATCTGCTGCGGAGGTTCGGAGCGGACAAGGCTGACGTGGACACTTTGACGGGAAACGTCGGGCAAGGTGTCTCCTTCAACATCCAGACCTCCACGCCCGTAACACGCCTCCAACACCTTGCCCCCTCAACCCCATCCGGCACACCATCATGGATCCTCCACACCCCTCGCGGCCAAATCGCCACCGCGCAAGTCCTCCTCGCCTCAAACGCCTACACCTCGCGCCTCCTCCCCCGCTTCGCAGACCTCGTCGTCCCCGTCCGAGGTCAGGTCGCCGCCCTCTTCCCGCCCCGGCCGCGCGCCGAGCTCGGGAGGAGCTATGTCTTCATGGCGAGCTCCGACGCTGCGAAGGGTGAGCCGAACCAGGATGATTACCTCATACAACGGCCCGGCCCCGGGCTGGAGATGATTCTGGGCGGTGGGCGGGCGAACGGGACGCTGCGCGGGGTGGGTATTTCTGACGATGACGAGGTTGATCCTGTTGTTGCTTCGTATTTGAGGCGGGCTGGGGCGAGAAATCTTGATCTTGCTCGCACTACTGATACTGGTCGCACTAATACGGTCACGGGAACAGGGCAGACGCAGACGGAGGcgcaagaggaagaggacagCGCCACCAACGCCAATAGCAAGAAGGAGCTACAAGCGAGTCACGAGTGGACGGGCATCATGGCCTTCTCGCGCGACGGCAGGCCGTGGGTGGGACAAGTGCCCGCCGGGACCGTCCTCGGCGGCGGGGAAGGGCTGTGGGTCTGCGCCGGGTATACCGGGCACGGGATGCCGCAAGCCGCGCTGTGCGGGCGGGCTGTGGCGGGTATGAtgatcggcggcggcggcgacggcagCAGCAGGAGGGAGGATGACGTGGATGGGGAGGAGGAGCTTCCGGCTGAGTTCTTGGTCAGTGAGGAGAGGGCTGAGAAGGCGAGGGCTTTGCCTTCCATCAAGGAGATGGATGACTTGGATATGTTCTTGTTGTAG
- a CDS encoding domain found in IF2B/IF5: MDVEDTTPAPERKQRKSVAFTDEQVVVDADGSVTMVNATEEPKETAQSHTPRTPPLTAALEALHADANSQAGAEDATAPVPDVAEDGGLDLSMKKKKKKKVPKEGDDAEEAAAGEDGGLDLSIKKKKKKTKVPKDGDEDEFTAKLKALELEGKEEGAEAEGAADDGDMDQGTGIWQHDETKALSYSLLLNRFFHQLSQKNPDHALSGSKSYKIPPPQCMREGNKKTIFANIAEICKRMKRTEEHVTAYLFSELGTSGSVDGSRRLVIKGRFQQKQLENVLRKYIIEYVTCKTCKSADTELSKGENRLYFITCNSCGSRRSVTAIKTGFSAQIGKRRKMQG; the protein is encoded by the exons ATGGATGTCGAA GATACCACTCCCGCCCCCGAACGCAAACAGCGCAAATCCGTCGCCTTCACAGACGAGCAAGTAGTAGTCGACGCAGACGGTTCAGTCACAATGGTCAACGCCACCGAGGAACCCAAGGAGACAGCCCAGTCGCACACGCCCCGTACGCCGCCGCTTACCGCAGCCCTTGAAGCCTTACATGCTGATGCCAATTCTCAAGCTGGAGCCGAAGATGCGACGGCCCCTGTCCCCGATGTTGCTGAAGATGGCGGGCTCGACCTGTCAatgaagaaaaagaagaagaagaaggttcCCAAGGAAGGTGACGACGCTGAGGAGGCTGCCGCTGGCGAGGACGGCGGTCTTGACCTGTCGatcaaaaagaagaagaagaagacgaaggTTCCCAAGGACGGCGATGAGGACGAGTTCACCGCTAAGCTCAAGGCCCTGGAGCTCGAGGGCAAGGAGGAGGGCGCCGAGGCCGAGGGTGCTGCCGACGATGGCGACATGGACCAAGGTACCGGTATCTGGCAGCACGACGAGACCAAGGCCCTCAGCTACAGCCTGCTTCTGAACCGCTTCTTCCACCAGCTGTCTCAGAAGAACCCCGACCACGCTCTGAGCGGCTCCAAGAGCTACAAGATCCCGCCCCCGCAGTGCATGCGTGAAGGCAACAAGAAGACCATCTTTGCCAACATTGCCGAAATTTGCAAGCGTATGAAGAGAACCGAGGAGCACGTCACAGCCTACCTCTTCTCCGAATTGGGTACCAGCGGTTCCGTCGACGGCAGCAGACGCCTTGTTATCAAGGGTCGTTTCCAGCAGAAGCAGCTTGAGAACGTGTTGCGCAAGTACATTA TCGAGTACGTCACCTGCAAGACCT GCAAGTCCGCCGACACCGAGCTGTCCAAGGGAGAGAACCGTCTGTACTTCATTACTTGCAACTCTTGCGGGTCGAGACGTTCCGTCACCGCCATCAAGACCGGTTTCTCCGCCCAGATCGGAAAGAGAAGAAAGATGCAGGGTTAA